One Bombus pyrosoma isolate SC7728 linkage group LG11, ASM1482585v1, whole genome shotgun sequence DNA segment encodes these proteins:
- the LOC122572947 gene encoding forkhead box protein J1-A-like → MVKMKAESIDTKKPTNRGVSIMKENMHNDDYGVEAELTSLSWLQSLDITSASSLPTPPCSPSPPPVTRQPRKKLSPLIKAELDLAANAEKYRTDPDAKPPFSYATIICLAMRANNNKVSLSNIYAWIRENFLFYKYADPAWQNSIRHNLSLNKCFVKLPRSKDEPGKGGFWKLDLERMEEGRKSKRRATMSQRIRGSKKLTAAKTMVTNNIQSNGAPSINCPSTLYETPPSSVSPPIPDCLSEIPDSTQVSLSEDDLTGLLIATAGWDENQLDLLDSLLDTL, encoded by the exons ATGGTGAAAATGAAGGCAGAATCGATCGATACTAAGAAACCAACGAATCGTGGTGTATcaattatgaaagaaaatatgcaTAATGATGATTATGGCGTTGAGGCAGAATTGACAAGTCTTTCATGGCTACAATCGCTTGACATTACAAGTGCTTCTAGTTTGCCAACACCACCCTGTTCTCCGTCTCCACCTCCTGTAACGCGACAGCCAAGAAAAAAACTTTCACCCCTAATTAAGGCCGAATTAG ATCTAGCTGCAAATGCCGAGAAATATCGAACTGATCCTGACGCAAAACCGCCATTTTCGTATGCGACGATCATTTGCTTGGCGATGCGTGCAAATAATAACAAAGTGTccctttcaaatatatatgcatGGATTCGAGAAAACttcttattttacaaatatgcTGATCCAGCTTGGCAG aacTCAATTCGACACAATCTATCATTGAATAAGTGTTTTGTCAAGTTACCACGTTCAAAGGATGAACCAGGCAAAGGTGGTTTCTGGAAATTAGATTTGGAAAGAATGGAAGAAGGTAGAAAATCGAAGCGACGCGCAACAATGTCTCAACGAATTCGTGGATCAAAGAAGCTAACAGCTGCAAAGACGATGGTAACGAACAATATTCAAAGCAATGGCGCCCCATCGATCAACTGTCcgtcaacgttatacgagacaCCGCCCAGTAGCGTATCTCCTCCAATTCCAGACTGTCTCTCAGAAATTCCTGATTCTACCCAAGTTAGTTTAAGCGAAGATGATCTCACTGGTTTGTTAATTGCTACTGCTGGTTGGGATGAGAATCAGTTGGATCTCTTAGATTCCCTTCTTGATACTCTTTAA
- the LOC122572945 gene encoding dual specificity mitogen-activated protein kinase kinase 4: protein MTENRGNFSTPTNQSSSRPFNFQHLDFGSINDVQNEMSEKRRQFKLNFQTQGSNISLNNSTNSSISNSTGSAACLPISSRPNLPLSLPKLPVRPCTAVPQELPDKARDKLRMCQSMQSTGKLQLSPNVVYDFTSEDLQDLGEIGRGGFGTVNKMIHRISDTVMAVKRIRSTVDEREQKQLLMDLEVVMKSNECPCIVQFYGALFKEGDCWICMELMDTSLDIFYKFIHEVLKERIPERILGKITVATVKALNYLKEKLRIIHRDVKPSNILLDRHGNIKLCDFGISGQLVDSIARTRDAGCRPYMAPERIDPQRAKGYDVRSDVWSLGITLMEIATGYFPYPKWNSVFEQLYQVVQGDPPRLSPNENGNHFTMDFVNFVNTCLIKEETQRPKYNKLLEHPFIRKAEEDTVDVSAYISGVLDNMVLRGLTPFTTNRH from the exons atgaCGGAGAATCGGGGGAATTTTTCAACTCCAACGAATCAAA gtTCTAGCAGaccatttaattttcaacatttGGATTTTGGATCTATTAATGATGTTCAAAATGAAATGTCAG aaaaaagaagacaatttAAACTTAATTTTCAAACACAAGGAAGTAATATATCACTTAATAATTCGACAAACTCTTCTATTTCTAATTCAACTGGAAGTGCAGCTTGTTTACCAAT ATCTTCTCGTCCAAATTTACCTTTATCTTTGCCTAAACTACCAGTGAGACCTTGTACTGCAGTTCCACAAGAACTGCCTGATAAAGCAag gGATAAATTACGAATGTGTCAATCAATGCAAAGTACTGGAAAATTGCAGCTATCACCAAATGTAGTATATGATTTTACAAGTGAAGATCTTCAAGATCTAGGAGAAATAGGACGAGGAGGATTTGGTactgtaaataaaatgatcCATAGGATAAGTGATACTGTTATGGCTGTGaag AGAATTCGTTCCACAGTGGATGAAAGGGAgcaaaaacaattattaatggATTTAGAGGTTGTAATGAAGTCTAATGAATGTCCATGCATTGTGCAATTTTATGGAGCTCTATTCAAAGAG GGTGACTGTTGGATTTGTATGGAACTCATGGATACTtcattagatatattttataagtttatTCATGAGGTattaaaggaaagaatacCAGAACGTATTTTAGGAAAAATTACTGTTGCCACAGTAAAGGCGTTGAATTACCTCAAGGAAAAACTAAGAATAATTCATAGAGATGTAAAACCTAGTAATATTCTGTTAGATCGACATGGTAATATCAAACTTTGCGATTTTGGTATATCAGGACAGTTGGTAGATTCTATTGCACGAACTCGAGATGCTGGATGTAGACCATATATGgct ccAGAGAGGATAGATCCTCAACGTGCAAAGGGTTACGATGTTAGAAGTGATGTGTGGTCATTAGGTATTACATTAATGGAAATTGCGACTGGTTATTTTCCATATCCAAAGTGGAATTCAGTTTTTGAACAACTTTATCAAGTAGTTCAGGGTGATCCACCACGCTTATCTCctaatgaaaatggaaatcaTTTTACTATGGATTTTGTGAATTTTGTGAATACATG TTTAATTAAGGAAGAGACACAACGGCCGAAATACAACAAATTACTAGAACATCCTTTCATCAGAAAAGCAGAAGAAGATACTGTTGATGTTTCAGCTTATATAAGTGGCGTTCTTGATAACATGGTTCTCAGGGGATTGACACCTTTTACCACTAATCGGCATTAA
- the LOC122572948 gene encoding 28S ribosomal protein S7, mitochondrial has translation MLCGRTFNSLILFSLRHNLENGVQFYSVFPPNYVRPIYKKDEQEAILKETEDKKLDHVLIKPAYTSETCSDFHDKLVRKFTNYIMRKGKKKLARRLLDETFENIKIIKLNEYYNSPLEHRENIILDPKIIFYQAVENCTPILELQKILRGGITYQVPVPMNENRAQFLSMNWLIRSAQDKGNAEKLPDILAKEIIDAANNKGRVIKKKHDLHKQCEANRAYAHYRWL, from the exons atgCTCTGTGGAAGAacatttaattcattaatactATTTAGTTTAAG gcACAATTTAGAAAATGGTGTCCAATTTTATAGTGTGTTTCCTCCAAATTATGTAAGACCAATTTATAAGAAAGATGAGCAAGAAGCaatattgaaagaaacagaagataaaaaattagatcATGTACTAATAAAACCAGCTTATACTTCTGAAACATGTTCTGATTTTCATGATAAACTGGTTag AAAATTCACGAATTATATTATgagaaaaggtaaaaaaaagTTGGCCAGGAGATTATTAGatgaaacttttgaaaatattaagataataaaattgaacgaatatTACAATAGCCCACTTGAACATAGAGAAAATATCATATTGGatccaaaaataattttctatcaagCTGTAGAAAATTGTACACCTATTTTAGAGCtacagaaaatattaagaGGTGGAATAACTTATCAG GTTCCTGTACCGATGAATGAAAATAGAGCTCAATTTTTATCTATGAATTGGCTAATTAGAAGTGCACAAGACAAGGGGAATGCCGAAAAATTACCTGATATATTGGCAAAAGAGATTATTGATGCTGCGAAcaataaa GGACgagttattaaaaagaaacatgaTTTACATAAGCAATGTGAAGCAAATCGAGCTTATGCACATTATCGGTGGTTGTag
- the LOC122572949 gene encoding uncharacterized protein LOC122572949 isoform X1, with product MNILTVHFSKQLRWFSYNSINDIIRRYNHASNKKYSTSSTIKSEKFPDYNIIYMFPHAIYPYIFNKLKRNYTISAGALVPVTVSLQMLDFMSTVENLSFTACNCLLVLMLHTIGHTCNNLVGTIYIKDKDDLENQNVIISYINYWGKRIDLRTTVDDIIPFTENYMNTSNSLYKILSMKSCKQKLKVYTKYGKITEEASFSNIFG from the exons ATGAATATACTTACAGTCCATTTTTCCAAGCAACTAAGATGGTTCTCTTATAATAGcattaatgatataattagaCGATATAATCATGcatcaaataaaaagtatagtACATCATCAACAATCAAATCAGAAAAATTTCcggattataatataatttatatgtttccTCATGCCATATATccttatattttcaataaactgaAGCGAAATTACACAATTTCTGCAGGTGCTCTTGTACCAGTGACTGTATCTTTACAAATGTTAGATTTCATGTCAACCGTGGAAAATTTAAGTTTTACAGCTTGCA ATTGTTTGTTAGTTCTTATGTTACATACTATTGGTCATACATGTAATAATTTAGTTggaacaatatatataaaagataaagatgatttagaaaatcaaaatgttataatatcatatataaattattgggGTAAAAGAATAGATTTAAGGACAACTGTCGATGATATTATTCCTTTCACAGAAAATTACATGAATACTTCTAATTCGTTATATAAAATCTTAAGCATGAAGTCttgtaaacaaaaattgaaagtgtatacaaaatatggaaaaatcaCAGAAGAAGCTagtttttctaatatttttggataa
- the LOC122572949 gene encoding transmembrane protein 186-like isoform X2, with product MLKEMNKRVSLKCVRKTACLEQQLDISESKYKNLYNFVHSSEQSGLRFTGALVPVTVSLQMLDFMSTVENLSFTACNCLLVLMLHTIGHTCNNLVGTIYIKDKDDLENQNVIISYINYWGKRIDLRTTVDDIIPFTENYMNTSNSLYKILSMKSCKQKLKVYTKYGKITEEASFSNIFG from the exons atgtTGAAAGAGATGAACAAGAGAGTATCACTGAAGTGTGTTAGAAAGACGGCTTGCCTCGAACAACAGTTAGACATCTCTGAATCTAAGTATAAAAATCTTTACAATTTTGTGCACTCTAGTGAACAGAGCGGTTTGCGCTTTACAG GTGCTCTTGTACCAGTGACTGTATCTTTACAAATGTTAGATTTCATGTCAACCGTGGAAAATTTAAGTTTTACAGCTTGCA ATTGTTTGTTAGTTCTTATGTTACATACTATTGGTCATACATGTAATAATTTAGTTggaacaatatatataaaagataaagatgatttagaaaatcaaaatgttataatatcatatataaattattgggGTAAAAGAATAGATTTAAGGACAACTGTCGATGATATTATTCCTTTCACAGAAAATTACATGAATACTTCTAATTCGTTATATAAAATCTTAAGCATGAAGTCttgtaaacaaaaattgaaagtgtatacaaaatatggaaaaatcaCAGAAGAAGCTagtttttctaatatttttggataa
- the LOC122572946 gene encoding monocyte to macrophage differentiation factor 2 isoform X2 — protein MFWNIWNVYYHQIIKWMNPPACSNEAYIPTSVEHMANVATHGIWVVPSVIGSLELVRRSMTWTQLVSAYVYGTSLILIFTVSTFFHSVHYCNNNRHLKETLHRCDRAMIYIFIAASYFPWLNVDHFPNDELLFTMRYAVWIMAILGILYQQIFHEQYKMLETIFYLIIGIGPSYAIINAYHQYNITELKLGGLFYIFGIAFFKSDGRIPCAHAIWHLFVAVAAGFHYYAILNHVFPAVCLSDNFMTADVSSLPKLLKSHIEEL, from the exons ATGTTTTGGAATATATGGAACGTGTATTATCATCAAAT aataaaatggatGAATCCTCCAGCATGTAGTAACGAAGCATATATACCTACTTCTGTAGAACACATGGCAAATGTAGCTACTCATGGGATTTGGGTTGTACCATCAGTTATAGGTAGCTTGGAATTGGTTCGCCGCTCTATGACATGGACCCAATTGGTATCAGCTTATGTATATGGCACATCCttgattcttatttttacgGTCTCAACATTTTTCCATAGTGTACATTACTGCAATAATAACAG acACCTTAAAGAAACACTTCATCGTTGTGATCGTGCCatgatttacatttttattgctgCTAGTTATTTTCCTTGGTTAAATGTAGATCACTTCCCAaatgatgaattattatttacaatgcGTTATGCTGTTTGGATTATGGCAATATTGGGTATACTGTATCAACAAATCTTCCATgaacaatataaaatgttagaaacaattttttatttaattataggaATTGGTCCTAGTTATGCAATTATTAATGCG TATCATCAATATAACATTACTGAATTAAAATTGGGAGgactgttttatatttttggtaTTGCGTTTTTTAAATCTGATGGAAGAATACCATGTGCACATGCAATTTGGCACCTTTTTGTTGCTGTAGCAGCTGGTTTTCATTATTATGCCATACTAAATCATGTCTTTCCTGCAGTCTGTCTTTCAGATAATTTTATGACAGCAGATGTATCATCATTACCAAAACTGTTAAAATCTCATATTGAAGAGttataa
- the LOC122572946 gene encoding monocyte to macrophage differentiation factor 2 isoform X3, with protein MRIKWMNPPACSNEAYIPTSVEHMANVATHGIWVVPSVIGSLELVRRSMTWTQLVSAYVYGTSLILIFTVSTFFHSVHYCNNNRHLKETLHRCDRAMIYIFIAASYFPWLNVDHFPNDELLFTMRYAVWIMAILGILYQQIFHEQYKMLETIFYLIIGIGPSYAIINAYHQYNITELKLGGLFYIFGIAFFKSDGRIPCAHAIWHLFVAVAAGFHYYAILNHVFPAVCLSDNFMTADVSSLPKLLKSHIEEL; from the exons atgag aataaaatggatGAATCCTCCAGCATGTAGTAACGAAGCATATATACCTACTTCTGTAGAACACATGGCAAATGTAGCTACTCATGGGATTTGGGTTGTACCATCAGTTATAGGTAGCTTGGAATTGGTTCGCCGCTCTATGACATGGACCCAATTGGTATCAGCTTATGTATATGGCACATCCttgattcttatttttacgGTCTCAACATTTTTCCATAGTGTACATTACTGCAATAATAACAG acACCTTAAAGAAACACTTCATCGTTGTGATCGTGCCatgatttacatttttattgctgCTAGTTATTTTCCTTGGTTAAATGTAGATCACTTCCCAaatgatgaattattatttacaatgcGTTATGCTGTTTGGATTATGGCAATATTGGGTATACTGTATCAACAAATCTTCCATgaacaatataaaatgttagaaacaattttttatttaattataggaATTGGTCCTAGTTATGCAATTATTAATGCG TATCATCAATATAACATTACTGAATTAAAATTGGGAGgactgttttatatttttggtaTTGCGTTTTTTAAATCTGATGGAAGAATACCATGTGCACATGCAATTTGGCACCTTTTTGTTGCTGTAGCAGCTGGTTTTCATTATTATGCCATACTAAATCATGTCTTTCCTGCAGTCTGTCTTTCAGATAATTTTATGACAGCAGATGTATCATCATTACCAAAACTGTTAAAATCTCATATTGAAGAGttataa
- the LOC122572946 gene encoding monocyte to macrophage differentiation factor 2 isoform X1 has product MRFHVLKIAEFLGNMDMFGLHQFVAAPIKNLFRFQRIKEIKWMNPPACSNEAYIPTSVEHMANVATHGIWVVPSVIGSLELVRRSMTWTQLVSAYVYGTSLILIFTVSTFFHSVHYCNNNRHLKETLHRCDRAMIYIFIAASYFPWLNVDHFPNDELLFTMRYAVWIMAILGILYQQIFHEQYKMLETIFYLIIGIGPSYAIINAYHQYNITELKLGGLFYIFGIAFFKSDGRIPCAHAIWHLFVAVAAGFHYYAILNHVFPAVCLSDNFMTADVSSLPKLLKSHIEEL; this is encoded by the exons atgag GTTTCATGTACTTAAAATTGCTGAATTCCTGGGAAATATGGATATGTTTGGTCTTCATCAATTCGTTGCAGCAccaataaaaaatctttttcgatTTCAACGCATTAAAGA aataaaatggatGAATCCTCCAGCATGTAGTAACGAAGCATATATACCTACTTCTGTAGAACACATGGCAAATGTAGCTACTCATGGGATTTGGGTTGTACCATCAGTTATAGGTAGCTTGGAATTGGTTCGCCGCTCTATGACATGGACCCAATTGGTATCAGCTTATGTATATGGCACATCCttgattcttatttttacgGTCTCAACATTTTTCCATAGTGTACATTACTGCAATAATAACAG acACCTTAAAGAAACACTTCATCGTTGTGATCGTGCCatgatttacatttttattgctgCTAGTTATTTTCCTTGGTTAAATGTAGATCACTTCCCAaatgatgaattattatttacaatgcGTTATGCTGTTTGGATTATGGCAATATTGGGTATACTGTATCAACAAATCTTCCATgaacaatataaaatgttagaaacaattttttatttaattataggaATTGGTCCTAGTTATGCAATTATTAATGCG TATCATCAATATAACATTACTGAATTAAAATTGGGAGgactgttttatatttttggtaTTGCGTTTTTTAAATCTGATGGAAGAATACCATGTGCACATGCAATTTGGCACCTTTTTGTTGCTGTAGCAGCTGGTTTTCATTATTATGCCATACTAAATCATGTCTTTCCTGCAGTCTGTCTTTCAGATAATTTTATGACAGCAGATGTATCATCATTACCAAAACTGTTAAAATCTCATATTGAAGAGttataa
- the LOC122572943 gene encoding WD repeat domain phosphoinositide-interacting protein 2 isoform X3, whose protein sequence is MQNLVHNVDVLTQGLKYSISGLMNLANQTTDPQSRVFFVNFNQDCTSLAVGSKAGYKLFSLSSVDHLEKIYENDTEDIYIVERLFSSSLVAVVSLRSPRKLKVCHFRKGTEICHYSYSNTILAVKLNRARLVVCLEESLYIHNIRDMKVLHTIRDTPPNLAGLCTLSINSDNCYLAYPGSNTIGEVQIFDAINLQAKTMIPAHDSPLAALAFSPNGTKVATASEKGTVIRVFHVHDGTKLFEFRRGVKRCVSISSLAFSVDSMFLCCSSNTETVHIFKLEEPKEALRQTTEESQTWMGYLTKAVSASANYLPSQVTDVFNQGRAFASVHLPFQGLKNVCAITVVHKVLRLLVASAEGYLYVYNLDSTEGGDCTLLKQHRLDGKRDEVDCASASTAGSTEPPSGTNTARIVQNTD, encoded by the exons ATGCAAAATCTCGTGCATAACGTGGATGTATTGACACAAGGATTAAAATACAGTATATCAGGACTAATGAACCTCGCAAATCAGACTACTGATCCTCAAAGTCGTGTTTTCTTTGTTAACTTCAATCAGGATTGCAC aTCTTTGGCAGTAGGATCAAAGGCAGGCTacaaacttttttctttaagcTCTGTTGACCATCTtgagaaaatatatgaaaatg ATACTGAAGACATATACATTGTTGAACGACTATTCAGCAGCAGTCTTGTGGCGGTAGTTAGTTTAAGATCGCCTCGTAAACTCAAAGTTTGTCACTTTAGGAAGGGCACCGAAATTTGCCATTATAGTTATTCTAATACTATTTTGGCTGTAAAATTGAATAGGGCA aGATTAGTGGTATGTCTGGAAGAatcattatatattcataacatAAGAGACATGAAAGTGTTACACACAATTCGTGATACTCCACCTAATTTAGCAGGTCTGTGTACACTATCAATAAATAGTGATAATTGCTATTTAGCTTATCCAGGTTCAAACACAATTGGTGaagttcaaatatttgatgCAATTAATCtt caaGCTAAAACTATGATTCCTGCGCATGACAGCCCATTGGCAGCACTTGCATTTAGCCCTAATGGTACCAAAGTAGCTACTGCTTCCGAAAAGGGTACTGTAATTAGAGTTTTCCAT GTTCATGATGGTACAAAACTGTTTGAGTTTCGTCGTGGAGTTAAGCGATGCGTATCTATAAGCAGTCTTGCTTTTAGTGTGGACTCTATGTTTCTTTGTTGTTCAAGTAATACAGAAACAGTGCATATTTTCAAGTTGGAAGAACCAAAGGAAGC ATTGCGGCAAACAACAGAGGAATCACAAACTTGGATGGGATACTTAACAAAGGCTGTATCTGCATCAGCTAATTATTTACCTTCACAAGTAACTGATGTTTTCAATCAAGGACGTGCCTTTGCTAGCGTCCATTTGCCATTTCaaggattaaaaaatgtttgtgcCATCACAGT cGTACATAAAGTACTTAGGTTGTTGGTGGCTAGTGCTGAGGGTTATttgtatgtttataatttgGACTCAACTGAAGGTGGAGATTGTACATTGCTTAAACAACATAG aCTAGACGGTAAACGAGATGAAGTGGATTGTGCTAGTGCGTCTACAGCAGGATCTACAGAACCTCCTTCAGGAACGAATACTGCACGAATAGTACAAAATACAG attAA
- the LOC122572943 gene encoding WD repeat domain phosphoinositide-interacting protein 2 isoform X2, translated as MQNLVHNVDVLTQGLKYSISGLMNLANQTTDPQSRVFFVNFNQDCTSLAVGSKAGYKLFSLSSVDHLEKIYENDTEDIYIVERLFSSSLVAVVSLRSPRKLKVCHFRKGTEICHYSYSNTILAVKLNRARLVVCLEESLYIHNIRDMKVLHTIRDTPPNLAGLCTLSINSDNCYLAYPGSNTIGEVQIFDAINLQAKTMIPAHDSPLAALAFSPNGTKVATASEKGTVIRVFHVHDGTKLFEFRRGVKRCVSISSLAFSVDSMFLCCSSNTETVHIFKLEEPKEALRQTTEESQTWMGYLTKAVSASANYLPSQVTDVFNQGRAFASVHLPFQGLKNVCAITVVHKVLRLLVASAEGYLYVYNLDSTEGGDCTLLKQHRLDGKRDEVDCASASTAGSTEPPSGTNTARIVQNTESEKYHEMIAATESPPGFSGSFRLKDDAEFPPVTQRTD; from the exons ATGCAAAATCTCGTGCATAACGTGGATGTATTGACACAAGGATTAAAATACAGTATATCAGGACTAATGAACCTCGCAAATCAGACTACTGATCCTCAAAGTCGTGTTTTCTTTGTTAACTTCAATCAGGATTGCAC aTCTTTGGCAGTAGGATCAAAGGCAGGCTacaaacttttttctttaagcTCTGTTGACCATCTtgagaaaatatatgaaaatg ATACTGAAGACATATACATTGTTGAACGACTATTCAGCAGCAGTCTTGTGGCGGTAGTTAGTTTAAGATCGCCTCGTAAACTCAAAGTTTGTCACTTTAGGAAGGGCACCGAAATTTGCCATTATAGTTATTCTAATACTATTTTGGCTGTAAAATTGAATAGGGCA aGATTAGTGGTATGTCTGGAAGAatcattatatattcataacatAAGAGACATGAAAGTGTTACACACAATTCGTGATACTCCACCTAATTTAGCAGGTCTGTGTACACTATCAATAAATAGTGATAATTGCTATTTAGCTTATCCAGGTTCAAACACAATTGGTGaagttcaaatatttgatgCAATTAATCtt caaGCTAAAACTATGATTCCTGCGCATGACAGCCCATTGGCAGCACTTGCATTTAGCCCTAATGGTACCAAAGTAGCTACTGCTTCCGAAAAGGGTACTGTAATTAGAGTTTTCCAT GTTCATGATGGTACAAAACTGTTTGAGTTTCGTCGTGGAGTTAAGCGATGCGTATCTATAAGCAGTCTTGCTTTTAGTGTGGACTCTATGTTTCTTTGTTGTTCAAGTAATACAGAAACAGTGCATATTTTCAAGTTGGAAGAACCAAAGGAAGC ATTGCGGCAAACAACAGAGGAATCACAAACTTGGATGGGATACTTAACAAAGGCTGTATCTGCATCAGCTAATTATTTACCTTCACAAGTAACTGATGTTTTCAATCAAGGACGTGCCTTTGCTAGCGTCCATTTGCCATTTCaaggattaaaaaatgtttgtgcCATCACAGT cGTACATAAAGTACTTAGGTTGTTGGTGGCTAGTGCTGAGGGTTATttgtatgtttataatttgGACTCAACTGAAGGTGGAGATTGTACATTGCTTAAACAACATAG aCTAGACGGTAAACGAGATGAAGTGGATTGTGCTAGTGCGTCTACAGCAGGATCTACAGAACCTCCTTCAGGAACGAATACTGCACGAATAGTACAAAATACAG